Proteins encoded by one window of Cloeon dipterum chromosome 2, ieCloDipt1.1, whole genome shotgun sequence:
- the Pi3K59F gene encoding phosphatidylinositol 3-kinase catalytic subunit type 3 codes for MAEMDDKFNYVYSSSVDVRVQIKIGSLEGDRQKFEYEKLLEDPMLKFSGLYQENNNQLAELMVQCEVFSNGKSLALPVHTCCKSFTNRWNWNEWVTLPLSYCDLPRDSVLAITIFDCSGPRRRMPVGGTTLSFFGKYGLFRQGMIDLQVWPDQVADGSLNNDTPGKGGSGRAKVQKINKLAKKYRNGHIPKVDWLDRLAFREIELINEKEKRNSQFLYLMVEFPKFEQNGVNYAMVYYEKDGDGIYQFRVQADIVTVPDSEILLDNLVEVKHHKLARSLRSGMSDKDVKPNAAVRDQLHTIVAYPPTKALTAEEQDLVWKFRFYLSSQEKALTKFLKCVNWNSPPEAKQALDLLPLWAPMDVEDALELLSPNFTHPAVRRYAVSRLSQAPDEDLLLYLLQLVQALKYENYEEIAALSNEIVIETENSGRRFSSADNESIPKQTKELKKSSSSVNSSDLATSAPSTARAASQMDGTTMTEASTEPVKPLELNMDLATFLIHRACLNSTLTNYFFWYLWTECDKDDVTGKPDTKERSMYLAVFSRFLQTLQKGLPEWQSRRAFLRKQQVFMDKLVSLMKSIARESGNRKKKIDRLQSMLANPDAFNYNFADFKPFPFPLDPDVVIKGIVPEKTTLFKSALMPSRLTFRSTTGQEYVAIFKHGDDLRQDQLILQIITLMDKLLRRENLDLKLTPYRVLATSSKHGLVQFVESMPVAEVLATEGTIQNFFRKHNPSENGPYGIAAEVMDTYVRSCAGYCVITYILGVGDRHLDNLLLTTSGKLFHIDFGYILGRDPKPLPPPMKLSKEMVEAMGGINAEHYQEFRKQCYTAFLHLRRHANLILNLFSLMVDASVPDIALEPDKAVQKVQDKLRLDLGDEEAVSYVQGQLDLSVTAVMAALVEQLHKFAQYWRK; via the exons ATGGCTGAAATGGACGACAAGTTCAATTACGTCTACAGCTCATCTGTTGATGTCAGAGTCCAAATCAAAAT TGGTTCTCTAGAGGGCGATAGACAGAAGTTTGAATATGAAAAACTGCTTGAAGATCCCATGCTCAAGTTTTCGGGTCTCTACCAAGAAAACAATAACCAACTAGCAGAGCTGATGGTTCAATGTGAAGTGTTTTCCAACGGAAAATCGCTTGCTCTCCCAGTACACACATGCTGCAAATCATTTACAAATAGGTGGAA TTGGAATGAATGGGTGACTTTGCCACTGAGCTACTGTGACCTGCCCAGAGATTCGGTTTTAGCAATCACGATTTTTGACTGCTCTGGCCCAAGACGACGAATGCCTGTTGGTGGCACCACATTgtcattttttggaaaatatggCCTCTTCAGACAG GGAATGATAGACTTGCAAGTGTGGCCAGATCAAGTTGCTGACGGCTCCTTGAACAACGATACTCCTGGCAAGGGAGGCTCTGGCAGAGCTAAAgtacaaaaaatcaacaag CTAGCCAAGAAATACAGAAACGGGCACATTCCCAAAGTTGACTGGTTGGACCGCCTTGCTTTCCGGGAAATAGAATTGATTAACGAAAAAGAGAAGAGGAATTCTCAGTTTCTATACTTGATGGTGgaatttcctaaatttgaGCAGAACGGTGTCAAT TATGCCATGGTATATTACGAAAAAGACGGTGACGGAATCTACCAGTTTCGAGTTCAAGCTGACATTGTCACTGTGCCTGACAGTGAGATACTTTTG GATAACTTGGTTGAAGTCAAGCATCACAAACTTGCTCGTTCTCTGCGAAGTGGGATGTCTGATAAGGATGTGAAACCAAACGCCGCAGTCAGAGATCAACTGCACACGATTGTTGCCTACCCGCCAACTAAAGCTTTAACTGCTGAAGAACAAGATTTGGTCTGGAAGTTCAGATTCTACCTTAGCAGTCAGGAGAag GCACTGACCAAATTCTTGAAGTGCGTGAACTGGAACTCGCCCCCAGAAGCGAAACAGGCGCTAGATTTGCTGCCCCTCTGGGCTCCAATGGACGTTGAAGATGCATTGGAGCTGCTCAGTCCAAATTTTACCCATCCTGCTGTGCGTCGATATGCAGTTTCCAGACTCAGTCAAGCCCCAGATGaa GACTTGCTTTTGTATCTTCTTCAACTCGTGCAAGCATTGAAATATGAGAATTACGAGGAAATCGCAGCTCTCAGCAATGAAATCGTCATTGAGACCGAAAATTCAGGACGGCGATTCAGCAGTGCAGATAACGAATCCATTCCAAAACAAACCAA AGAGCTCAAGAAGTCATCTAGCTCTGTCAATTCAAGTGATTTGGCCACCTCTGCCCCCTCTACTGCAAGGGCAGCCTCCCAAATGGATGGTACTACCATGACTGAAGCGTCTACTGAACCAGTCAAGCCTCTGGAGCTCAACATGGACTTGGCCACTTTCCTAATCCATAGAGCGTGTCTCAACTCGACCCTAACAAATTACTTTTTCTG GTATCTATGGACTGAGTGCGATAAAGATGATGTGACAGGCAAACCAGACACTAAGGAGCGAAGCATGTACTTGGCTGTTTTTAGTCGGTTTTTGCAG ACTCTTCAGAAAGGCCTTCCAGAATGGCAAAGCCGAAGGGCTTTCTTAAGAAAACAGCAGGTTTTCATGGATAAACTAGTGAGTCTCATGAAGAGCATTGCTCGCGAAAGTGGAAACCGGAAGAAGAAG ATTGATAGGCTGCAGTCCATGCTGGCCAATCCTGACGCATTCAATTACAATTTCGCTGATTTCAAGCCATTTCCGTTCCCGCTTGACCCCGATGTGGTCATCAAAGGGATCGTCCCTGAAAA AACAACGCTTTTCAAGTCTGCACTTATGCCGTCTCGGCTCACATTCCGCAGCACTACAGGACAAGAATATGTGGCGATTTTCAAGCATGGAGATGACCTCAGGCAAGACCAGCTCATCCTTCAAATAATCACCCTCATGGACAAGCTGCTTCGTAGAGAAAATTTGGATCTCAAGCTAACACCATATAGAGTTCTTGCAACCAGCAGCAAGCATG GATTGGTGCAATTTGTGGAATCAATGCCAGTTGCCGAGGTGCTTGCTACTGAAGGGACAATCcaaaatttcttcagaaaaCACAATCCCTCTGAAAACGGACCCTATGGCATCGCAGCAGAGGTTATGGACACTTACGTTCGAAGTTGTG CGGGCTACTGCGTCATAACCTACATTCTTGGAGTTGGTGATCGTCACCTGGACAACCTTCTGCTGACCACATCTGGGAAGCTATTCCACATTGATTTTGGTTACATCTTGGGCCGCGATCCAAAGCCACTTCCCCCGCCAATGAAGTTGAGCAAGGAAATGGTAGAAGCGATGGGTGGTATCAACGCAGAGCACTATCAAGAGTTCCGAAAGCAGTGCTACACTGCGTTCCTTCACCTGCGAAG ACacgcaaatttaattctgaacTTGTTTTCCTTGATGGTGGACGCGTCAGTGCCTGACATTGCTCTCGAGCCAGACAAGGCGGTCCAGAAAGTTCAAGACAAATTGCGGCTAGATTTGGGCGACGAGGAAGCTGTCAGCTATGTGCAGGGACAGTTGGACCTTTCTGTCACAGCTGTCATGGCAGCCCTCGTAGAGCAACTCCACAAGTTCGCGCAGTATTGGAGAAAGTAG
- the Cdep gene encoding FERM, ARHGEF and pleckstrin domain-containing protein 1 isoform X2 — MTSRRMPELSGSSMSHYGSLRHSHSTPLTPGGSSIGGISSDPSKTPPATPKKGGKILAVRVQMLDDSITMFQVQAKALGRLLFDQVCRQLNLLESDYFGLEYTDLSSGSRYWLDLEKPLSRQVGLTLPDNLLRFCTKFYTPDPAHLEEEFTRYLLCLQIKRDLAHGLLQCNDNTAALMASYIVQSECGDYVVEDYPDHTYLSSYKFVPHQDPELERKIMENHKKHAGQSPAEADLNLLETARRCELYGVKMHPAKDHEGVPLNLAVAHMGILVFQNYTKINTFSWAKIRKISFKRKRFLIKLHPEGYGYYKDTVEFFFEGRNECKNFWKKCVEHHGFFRCATIKPLPRHKTRVISRGSSFRYSGRTQKQIVEFVRENYVKRQNFERSAIPPRSQSFRHSRCVHSSVASVGTSISAHPLLPLGDNAVAGTPASLSCGSMTLEDPGSPGGRYPGSAPCTSPAHTIEHHHHHHAHHHSHQGLAGIGRPTSRQDTMSPPTSAASSPSPPPAGMDSSPKMTGRHNITPPPPYQVAAPRTLPPPSPKPVIVSSTPHDPHRGIVKPDIHQAMVIPTNGHISPIVAPVSPMIPPSNIENSYISTPLDVDIRRKRFPSDRAYFMAKELLMTERTYKKDLEIIDVWLREELAKEEPTSELDPLKALINLVAPLLQFHNNFLKEVDTRLSCWEGRSHNTPLKGEQQRIGDVLANNMDMLPLYENYIARHRAVLESLDIALRQSRRLLTLHRDFEAQKVCYLPLTSLALKPLHRLLHYDRLLDRLIKHYGPLHPDYNSCVEAKKRLAPIIHKLPAELRTSEGWAQLSELRRHVAGCGELLPGRQQFLRQGCLMKLSRKGFQQRLFLLFSDILLYCSRSVPTNNTNNQQEFKVHGQLPLRGLLVEEAEERQGAQHCMTFTSRGRQTIVAANTSEERDRWLTAVLAAIREAEESKAFSPVLSSCSSSDEVLPGVDEPPQQKAVTPAQRSNTSVHVCWHRGASLGLEDQLRAVENQLSGFLLRKFKNSNGWQKLWVVFTNFCLFFYKTFQDDAPLASLPLLGYTISQPDDKDGISKDYVFKLQFKTHVYFFRAESEYTFGRWLEVISSATQH; from the exons ATGACTTCAAGAAGAATGCCTGAGCTGAGCGGTAGCAGCATGTCTCACTACGGCAGCCTCCGTCACTCGCACTCGACCCCCCTCACCCCTGGGGGCTCCTCAATCGGGGGCATCAGCTCCGACCCTTCGAAAACTCCGCCTGCCACGCCCaagaaaggaggaaaaatattggCAGTGCGGGTACAAATGCTCGACGACTCAATCACTATGTTCCAAGTTCAG GCAAAAGCTCTGGGCAGGTTGCTTTTTGACCAGGTCTGCAGGCAGCTCAACCTTCTTGAGTCAGATTATTTTGGACTTGAGTACACTGACCTCAGCTCAGGCTCCAGG TACTGGCTGGACTTGGAAAAGCCCCTGAGTCGGCAGGTTGGCCTAACTCTTCCTGACAACTTGTTGAGATTCTGCACAAAGTTCTACACGCCTGATCCTGCTCATTTGGAGGAGGAATTTACCAGATATTTGCTGTGCCTGCAAATCAAGAGGGACTTGGCGCATGGGCTGCTTCAATGCAATGACAACACTGCTGCACTTATGGCCTCTTACATTGTGCAAT CTGAATGCGGCGATTATGTCGTGGAGGACTATCCTGACCACACTTACTTATCGTCATACAAATTTGTGCCACATCAAGACCCTGAACTAGAGCGGAAAATTATGGAGAACCATAAAAAGCATGC TGGTCAAAGCCCAGCTGAAGCAGACCTCAATTTACTTGAAACAGCTAGAAGATGTGAATTATATGGAGTCAAAATGCATCCAGCCAAG gACCATGAAGGAGTGCCCCTAAATTTGGCTGTGGCTCACATGGGAATTCTGGTCTTTCAAAACTACACGAAAATCAACACATTCTCATGGGcgaaaataaggaaaatcaGCTTCAAGAGAAAgcggtttttaattaaattacaccCCGAGGGTTAC GGTTATTACAAAGACACTGTGGAATTTTTCTTCGAGGGTCGAAATGAGTGCaagaatttttggaaaaagtgTGTTGAGCATCATGGCTTCTTTAGATGTGCCACAATAAAGCCCCTGCCAAGACATAAAACAAGGGTCATAAGTCGAGGCTCATCGTTCAG GTACAGCGGTCGAActcaaaaacaaattgttgagTTTGTTCGAGAGAACTACGTCAAGAGGCAGAACTTTGAACGGTCTGCCATTCCACCTCGCTCACAGTCATTCAGGCACTCTCGCTGCGTACACTCAAGTGTGGCAAGCGTTGGAACAAGCATTTCTGCACATCCACTTCTGCCTCTAGGGGATAATGCTGTTG CTGGTACACCAGCGTCCCTGTCTTGCGGGTCAATGACTTTGGAAGATCCCGGTTCACCAGGTGGGCGATACCCTGGCAGCGCACCTTGCACTTCCCCCGCACACACAATTGAGCACCACCACCATCATCACGCGCACCACCACTCGCACCAAGGCCTTGCAGGAATCGGAAGACCCACCTCACGTCAGGATACAATGAGTCCGCCAACGTCAGCAGCCTCAAGCCCAAGTCCTCCACCAGCAG GCATGGATTCAAGCCCAAAAATGACGGGCAGGCACAACATCACCCCACCTCCCCCTTATCAGGTAGCTGCCCCCAGGACTCTGCCACCCCCGTCACCGAAGCCAGTGATCGTTTCGTCTACTCCTca TGATCCGCATAGAGGAATAGTCAAACCAGACATCCACCAGGCTATGGTTATACCTACAAATGGCCATATTTCACCTATCGTTGCTCCTGTTTCTCCAATGATTCCTCCAAGCAATATCGAAAACAGTTACATAAGTACGCCATTGGATGTTGATATCCGCAGAAAG AGATTCCCTTCAGACCGCGCATACTTCATGGCCAAAGAGCTGTTAATGACTGAAAGAACGTATAAAAAAGATTTGGAGATCATTGACGTG TGGCTACGAGAAGAGCTGGCCAAAGAGGAACCAACGAGCGAGTTGGATCCTCTCAAGGCACTAATTAACCTGGTCGCGCCTCTTCTGCAATTCCACAACAACTTCCTGAAAGAAGTGGACACCCGGCTTTCTTGTTGGGAGGGCCGAAGTCACAACACTCCGCTGAAAGGCGAACAGCAACGAATTGGAGACGTTTTAGCAAACAACATGGATATGCTTCCT CTTTACGAAAATTACATCGCGAGACACAGAGCAGTCTTGGAGTCGCTGGACATTGCACTGCGCCAGTCCAGGCGACTTCTCACTCTGCACCGCGACTTTGAAGCTCAGAAAGTTTGCTATCTACCTCTGACCTCTCTGGCCCTCAAGCCATTACACAGACTGCTTCATTACGATCGTCTTCTAGACA GACTTATCAAACACTACGGACCACTGCACCCAGATTATAATTCTTGCGTAGAAGCTAAGAAGAGACTGGCACCGATCATTCACAAGCTGCCGGCTGAATTGCGCACATCA GAAGGCTGGGCCCAACTCAGTGAACTCCGACGCCATGTTGCTGGCTGTGGAGAACTTCTGCCAGGCCGCCAGCAATTCCTTCGCCAGGGTTGCCTGATGAAACTCTCCCGAAAAGGATTCCAGCAGCGTCTATTCTTGCTG ttCTCCGATATACTGCTGTACTGCAGTAGGAGCGTGCCAACAAACAACACCAACAACCAGCAGGAATTCAAAGTGCACGGGCAGCTGCCTCTGCGTGGACTGCTTGTTGAGGAGGCGGAAGAGCGTCAGGGTGCGCAGCACTGCATGACATTCACATCAAGGGGCAG GCAAACAATTGTTGCTGCCAACACGAGCGAAGAAAGAGATCGATGGCTTACTGCAGTGCTGGCAGCTATTCGCGAGGCAGAGGAATCCAAGGCATTTAGCCCCGTGCTTTCTTCGTGCAGCTCATCGGATGAAGTTTTGCCGGGTGTGGACGAACCGCCGCAGCAAAAAGCGGTCACCCCAGCGCAACGGAGCAATACAAGCGTGCATGTTTGCTGGCACAGGGGTGCGAGTTTGGGATTGGAGGACCAGCTCAGAGCAGTGGAG AATCAACTGAGTGGGTTCTTGCTAAGGAAATTCAAGAATAGCAATGGCTGGCAAAAGTTGTGGGTTGTCTTCACTAACTTCTGCCTCTTCTTCTACAAGACTTTCCAg GATGATGCTCCACTGGCTAGTCTGCCTCTTTTGGGATACACCATTTCTCAGCCTGATGACAAGGATGGAATATCAAAAGACTATGTCTTCAAATTGCAGTTCAAAACACACGTCTATTTCTTCAGGGCTGAGAGTGAGTACACATTTGGTCGGTGGTTGGAGGTCATCAGCAGCGCCACGCAACATTAG
- the Cdep gene encoding FERM, ARHGEF and pleckstrin domain-containing protein 1 isoform X1 — protein MTSRRMPELSGSSMSHYGSLRHSHSTPLTPGGSSIGGISSDPSKTPPATPKKGGKILAVRVQMLDDSITMFQVQAKALGRLLFDQVCRQLNLLESDYFGLEYTDLSSGSRYWLDLEKPLSRQVGLTLPDNLLRFCTKFYTPDPAHLEEEFTRYLLCLQIKRDLAHGLLQCNDNTAALMASYIVQSECGDYVVEDYPDHTYLSSYKFVPHQDPELERKIMENHKKHAGQSPAEADLNLLETARRCELYGVKMHPAKDHEGVPLNLAVAHMGILVFQNYTKINTFSWAKIRKISFKRKRFLIKLHPEGYKTEGYYKDTVEFFFEGRNECKNFWKKCVEHHGFFRCATIKPLPRHKTRVISRGSSFRYSGRTQKQIVEFVRENYVKRQNFERSAIPPRSQSFRHSRCVHSSVASVGTSISAHPLLPLGDNAVAGTPASLSCGSMTLEDPGSPGGRYPGSAPCTSPAHTIEHHHHHHAHHHSHQGLAGIGRPTSRQDTMSPPTSAASSPSPPPAGMDSSPKMTGRHNITPPPPYQVAAPRTLPPPSPKPVIVSSTPHDPHRGIVKPDIHQAMVIPTNGHISPIVAPVSPMIPPSNIENSYISTPLDVDIRRKRFPSDRAYFMAKELLMTERTYKKDLEIIDVWLREELAKEEPTSELDPLKALINLVAPLLQFHNNFLKEVDTRLSCWEGRSHNTPLKGEQQRIGDVLANNMDMLPLYENYIARHRAVLESLDIALRQSRRLLTLHRDFEAQKVCYLPLTSLALKPLHRLLHYDRLLDRLIKHYGPLHPDYNSCVEAKKRLAPIIHKLPAELRTSEGWAQLSELRRHVAGCGELLPGRQQFLRQGCLMKLSRKGFQQRLFLLFSDILLYCSRSVPTNNTNNQQEFKVHGQLPLRGLLVEEAEERQGAQHCMTFTSRGRQTIVAANTSEERDRWLTAVLAAIREAEESKAFSPVLSSCSSSDEVLPGVDEPPQQKAVTPAQRSNTSVHVCWHRGASLGLEDQLRAVENQLSGFLLRKFKNSNGWQKLWVVFTNFCLFFYKTFQDDAPLASLPLLGYTISQPDDKDGISKDYVFKLQFKTHVYFFRAESEYTFGRWLEVISSATQH, from the exons ATGACTTCAAGAAGAATGCCTGAGCTGAGCGGTAGCAGCATGTCTCACTACGGCAGCCTCCGTCACTCGCACTCGACCCCCCTCACCCCTGGGGGCTCCTCAATCGGGGGCATCAGCTCCGACCCTTCGAAAACTCCGCCTGCCACGCCCaagaaaggaggaaaaatattggCAGTGCGGGTACAAATGCTCGACGACTCAATCACTATGTTCCAAGTTCAG GCAAAAGCTCTGGGCAGGTTGCTTTTTGACCAGGTCTGCAGGCAGCTCAACCTTCTTGAGTCAGATTATTTTGGACTTGAGTACACTGACCTCAGCTCAGGCTCCAGG TACTGGCTGGACTTGGAAAAGCCCCTGAGTCGGCAGGTTGGCCTAACTCTTCCTGACAACTTGTTGAGATTCTGCACAAAGTTCTACACGCCTGATCCTGCTCATTTGGAGGAGGAATTTACCAGATATTTGCTGTGCCTGCAAATCAAGAGGGACTTGGCGCATGGGCTGCTTCAATGCAATGACAACACTGCTGCACTTATGGCCTCTTACATTGTGCAAT CTGAATGCGGCGATTATGTCGTGGAGGACTATCCTGACCACACTTACTTATCGTCATACAAATTTGTGCCACATCAAGACCCTGAACTAGAGCGGAAAATTATGGAGAACCATAAAAAGCATGC TGGTCAAAGCCCAGCTGAAGCAGACCTCAATTTACTTGAAACAGCTAGAAGATGTGAATTATATGGAGTCAAAATGCATCCAGCCAAG gACCATGAAGGAGTGCCCCTAAATTTGGCTGTGGCTCACATGGGAATTCTGGTCTTTCAAAACTACACGAAAATCAACACATTCTCATGGGcgaaaataaggaaaatcaGCTTCAAGAGAAAgcggtttttaattaaattacaccCCGAGGGTTAC AAGACTGAG GGTTATTACAAAGACACTGTGGAATTTTTCTTCGAGGGTCGAAATGAGTGCaagaatttttggaaaaagtgTGTTGAGCATCATGGCTTCTTTAGATGTGCCACAATAAAGCCCCTGCCAAGACATAAAACAAGGGTCATAAGTCGAGGCTCATCGTTCAG GTACAGCGGTCGAActcaaaaacaaattgttgagTTTGTTCGAGAGAACTACGTCAAGAGGCAGAACTTTGAACGGTCTGCCATTCCACCTCGCTCACAGTCATTCAGGCACTCTCGCTGCGTACACTCAAGTGTGGCAAGCGTTGGAACAAGCATTTCTGCACATCCACTTCTGCCTCTAGGGGATAATGCTGTTG CTGGTACACCAGCGTCCCTGTCTTGCGGGTCAATGACTTTGGAAGATCCCGGTTCACCAGGTGGGCGATACCCTGGCAGCGCACCTTGCACTTCCCCCGCACACACAATTGAGCACCACCACCATCATCACGCGCACCACCACTCGCACCAAGGCCTTGCAGGAATCGGAAGACCCACCTCACGTCAGGATACAATGAGTCCGCCAACGTCAGCAGCCTCAAGCCCAAGTCCTCCACCAGCAG GCATGGATTCAAGCCCAAAAATGACGGGCAGGCACAACATCACCCCACCTCCCCCTTATCAGGTAGCTGCCCCCAGGACTCTGCCACCCCCGTCACCGAAGCCAGTGATCGTTTCGTCTACTCCTca TGATCCGCATAGAGGAATAGTCAAACCAGACATCCACCAGGCTATGGTTATACCTACAAATGGCCATATTTCACCTATCGTTGCTCCTGTTTCTCCAATGATTCCTCCAAGCAATATCGAAAACAGTTACATAAGTACGCCATTGGATGTTGATATCCGCAGAAAG AGATTCCCTTCAGACCGCGCATACTTCATGGCCAAAGAGCTGTTAATGACTGAAAGAACGTATAAAAAAGATTTGGAGATCATTGACGTG TGGCTACGAGAAGAGCTGGCCAAAGAGGAACCAACGAGCGAGTTGGATCCTCTCAAGGCACTAATTAACCTGGTCGCGCCTCTTCTGCAATTCCACAACAACTTCCTGAAAGAAGTGGACACCCGGCTTTCTTGTTGGGAGGGCCGAAGTCACAACACTCCGCTGAAAGGCGAACAGCAACGAATTGGAGACGTTTTAGCAAACAACATGGATATGCTTCCT CTTTACGAAAATTACATCGCGAGACACAGAGCAGTCTTGGAGTCGCTGGACATTGCACTGCGCCAGTCCAGGCGACTTCTCACTCTGCACCGCGACTTTGAAGCTCAGAAAGTTTGCTATCTACCTCTGACCTCTCTGGCCCTCAAGCCATTACACAGACTGCTTCATTACGATCGTCTTCTAGACA GACTTATCAAACACTACGGACCACTGCACCCAGATTATAATTCTTGCGTAGAAGCTAAGAAGAGACTGGCACCGATCATTCACAAGCTGCCGGCTGAATTGCGCACATCA GAAGGCTGGGCCCAACTCAGTGAACTCCGACGCCATGTTGCTGGCTGTGGAGAACTTCTGCCAGGCCGCCAGCAATTCCTTCGCCAGGGTTGCCTGATGAAACTCTCCCGAAAAGGATTCCAGCAGCGTCTATTCTTGCTG ttCTCCGATATACTGCTGTACTGCAGTAGGAGCGTGCCAACAAACAACACCAACAACCAGCAGGAATTCAAAGTGCACGGGCAGCTGCCTCTGCGTGGACTGCTTGTTGAGGAGGCGGAAGAGCGTCAGGGTGCGCAGCACTGCATGACATTCACATCAAGGGGCAG GCAAACAATTGTTGCTGCCAACACGAGCGAAGAAAGAGATCGATGGCTTACTGCAGTGCTGGCAGCTATTCGCGAGGCAGAGGAATCCAAGGCATTTAGCCCCGTGCTTTCTTCGTGCAGCTCATCGGATGAAGTTTTGCCGGGTGTGGACGAACCGCCGCAGCAAAAAGCGGTCACCCCAGCGCAACGGAGCAATACAAGCGTGCATGTTTGCTGGCACAGGGGTGCGAGTTTGGGATTGGAGGACCAGCTCAGAGCAGTGGAG AATCAACTGAGTGGGTTCTTGCTAAGGAAATTCAAGAATAGCAATGGCTGGCAAAAGTTGTGGGTTGTCTTCACTAACTTCTGCCTCTTCTTCTACAAGACTTTCCAg GATGATGCTCCACTGGCTAGTCTGCCTCTTTTGGGATACACCATTTCTCAGCCTGATGACAAGGATGGAATATCAAAAGACTATGTCTTCAAATTGCAGTTCAAAACACACGTCTATTTCTTCAGGGCTGAGAGTGAGTACACATTTGGTCGGTGGTTGGAGGTCATCAGCAGCGCCACGCAACATTAG
- the LOC135935038 gene encoding S-formylglutathione hydrolase has product MALDIKELSSNKSFGGYQKVFSHESALTKCEMKFAVYLPPKAVDSSPCPVIYWLSGLTCNELNFIQKAGAQKIASELGVIIVCPDTSPRGCNIPGEDDGWDFGSGAGFYVDATEELWKNNYQMFSYVTAELPEVIKKNFPTNGKQSIMGHSMGGHGALICALRTPGFYSSVSAFAPICAPTECPWGLKAFNGYLGPDKTKWDEYDACKLVAKYSGPPLGIYVSQGESDQFLKDGQLQPEKLVDACTKACVPIILNRDQGYDHSYFYIASFVDDHIKHHAKFLKE; this is encoded by the exons ATGGCCCTTGATATCAAGGAATTGTCAAGCAATAAGTCTTTCGGTGGCTatcaaaaagtattttctcatgAGAG CGCCTTGACTAAAtgcgaaatgaaatttgcCGTGTATCTTCCGCCGAAAGCTGTGGACAGCAGCCCCTGCCCTGTCATCTACTGGTTGTCTGGATTGACTTGCAATGAGctcaattttattcagaaagCTGGTGCACAGAAGATTGCATCTGAACTTGGAGTCATTATTGTGTGCCCCGATACCAGTCCTC GTGGTTGCAATATTCCTGGTGAGGATGACGGCTGGGACTTTGGGTCAGGCGCCGGCTTTTATGTCGACGCTACAGAAGAACTCTGGAAAAATAACTACCAGATGTTCTCTTACGTCACTGCTGAGCTGCCAGAGgtcataaaaaagaatttcccAACAAATGGGAAGCAATCCATCATGGGTCATAG caTGGGTGGTCATGGTGCACTGATCTGTGCTCTCCGCACACCTGGGTTTTACTCGTCTGTGTCAGCCTTTGCTCCAATTTGTGCTCCAACTGAGTGTCCTTGGGGTCTCAAGGCTTTCAATGGCTACCTTGGACCTGACAAGACCAAATGGGATGAATATGATGCGTGCAAGTTGGTTGCCAAGTACTCAGGTCCTCCATTGGGCATTTACGTCAGCCAG GGAGAGTCTGACCAGTTTTTGAAAGACGGTCAGCTGCAGCCTGAAAAGCTGGTTGACGCTTGCACCAAAGCTTGTGTaccaattattttgaaccGTGATCAAGGCTACGACCACAGCTACTTTTACATCGCTTCTTTTGTGGATGACCACATTAAGCATCACGCCAAGTTTTTGAAAGaatga